The Falco peregrinus isolate bFalPer1 chromosome 12, bFalPer1.pri, whole genome shotgun sequence genome has a segment encoding these proteins:
- the EPHB3 gene encoding ephrin type-B receptor 3 isoform X1: MAAARPGAPPPPPPLLPLLLLLLLPGGRRALEETLMDTKWVTSELAWTTHPETGWEEVSGYDEAMNPIRTYQVCNVREANQNNWLRTKFIQRQDVQRVYVELKFTVRDCNSIPNIPGSCKETFNLFYYESDTDSASANSPFWMENPYIKVDTIAPDESFSKLESGRVNTKVRSFGPLSKNGFYLAFQDLGACMSLISVRAFYKKCSNTIAGFAIFPETLTGAEPTSLVIAPGTCIPNAVEVSVPLKLYCNGDGEWMVPVGACTCAAGYEPTMKDTQCQACGPGTFKSKQGEGPCSPCPPNSRTTSGAATVCTCRNGFFRADTDPADSACTSVPSAPRSVISNVNETSLVLEWSEPQDTGGRDDLLYNVICKKCSVERRLCTRCDDNVEFVPRQLGLTERRIYISNLMAHTQYTFEIQAVNGISNKSPYPPHFASVNITTNQAAPSPVPTMHLHSSTGNSMTLSWTPPERPNGIILDYEIKYSEKQGQSDGIANTVTSQKNSVRLDGLKANARYMVQVRARTVAGYGRYSLPMEFQTTAEDGSTSKTFQELPLIVGSATAGLLFVIVVVIIAIVCFRKGMVTEHLLSSPLGRKQRNSTDPEYTEKLQQYVTPGMKVYIDPFTYEDPNEAVREFAKEIDISCVKIEEVIGAGEFGEVCRGRLKLPGRREIFVAIKTLKVGYTERQRRDFLSEASIMGQFDHPNIIHLEGVVTKSRPVMIITEFMENCALDSFLRLNDGQFTVIQLVGMLRGIAAGMKYLSEMNYVHRDLAARNILVNSNLVCKVSDFGLSRFLEDDPADPTYTSSLGGKIPIRWTAPEAIAYRKFTSASDVWSYGIVMWEVMSYGERPYWDMSNQDVINAVEQDYRLPPPMDCPTALHQLMLDCWVRDRNLRPKFAQIVNTLDKLIRNAASLKVIASVQSGISQPLLDRTVPDYTTFTTVGDWLDAIKMGRYKENFVNAGFASFDLVAQMTAEDLLRIGVTLAGHQKKILSSIQDMRLQMNQTLPVQV, translated from the exons ATGGCCGCGGCCCGCCCGggggcccccccgccgccgccgccgctgctccctcttctgctgctcctgctgctccccggTGGCCGCCGCGCTCTGGAGG AGACCCTGATGGACACGAAGTGGGTGACCTCTGAGTTGGCATGGACGACTCATCCAGAGACAGGG TGGGAAGAAGTCAGTGGTTACGATGAGGCCATGAACCCCATCCGCACATACCAGGTGTGCAACGTGCGGGAGGCCAACCAGAACAACTGGCTTCGCACCAAGTTCATCCAGCGCCAGGATGTCCAGCGCGTCTATGTGGAGCTGAAGTTCACCGTGCGGGACTGCAACAGCATCCCCAACATCCCCGGCTCTTGCAAAGAGACCTTCAACCTCTTCTATTATGAGTCGGATACGGATTCTGCCTCTGCAAACAGCCCTTTCTGGATGGAGAATCCCTATATCAAAGTGGATACAATTGCCCCAGACGAGAGCTTCTCCAAGCTGGAGTCTGGCCGCGTGAACACCAAGGTGCGCAGCTTTGGCCCTCTCTCCAAGAATGGCTTTTACCTGGCCTTCCAAGATCTGGGAGCCTGCATGTCCCTCATCTCCGTCCGGGCTTTCTACAAGAAATGCTCCAATACCATTGCTGGCTTTGCTATCTTCCCGGAGACTTTAACAGGGGCTGAGCCCACTTCTCTGGTCATTGCGCCAGGCACCTGCATCCCCAACGCAGTGGAGGTGTCTGTACCCCTGAAGCTGTACTGCAACGGTGACGGCGAGTGGATGGTACCTGTGGGAGCATGTACATGTGCCGCTGGGTATGAGCCGACCATGAAGGATACTCAGTGCCAAG caTGTGGCCCAGGAACCTTCAAGTCTAAGCAGGGGGAAggtccctgctctccctgccctcccaacAGCCGGACCACCTCTGGAGCAGCTACAGTCTGCACTTGTCGAAATGGCTTTTTCCGGGCAGATACGGACCCTGCAGACAGTGCCTGCACCA GcgtcccctctgccccccgcAGTGTCATCTCCAATGTGAATGAGACATCACTGGTGCTGGAGTGGAGCGAGCCACAGGACACGGGCGGCCGGGATGACCTGCTCTACAACGTCATCTGCAAGAAGTGCAGCGTTGAGCGGCGCCTGTGCACCCGCTGTGATGACAACGTGGAGTTCGTGCCGCGCCAACTTGGCCTCACTGAGCGTCGCATCTACATCAGCAACCTGATGGCCCATACCCAGTACACCTTTGAGATCCAGGCTGTGAACGGCATCTCCAACAAGAGCCCCTACCCTCCTCATTTTGCCTCTGTCAACATCACCACCAACCAGGCAG CCCCGTCTCCCGTGCCTACGATgcacctgcacagcagcactgggaacagCATGACGCTGTCGTGGACTCCCCCAGAGAGACCGAATGGCATCATTCTTGACTATGAGATCAAGTACTCGGAGAAG CAAGGCCAGAGCGATGGCATTGCCAACACAGTCACCAGCCAGAAGAACTCAGTGCGGCTGGACGGGCTGAAGGCCAACGCTCGGTACATGGTGCAGGTCCGGGCACGCACAGTGGCTGGCTATGGCCGCTACAGCCTCCCCATGGAGTTTCAGACAACTGCAGAGGACG GCTCCACCAGCAAGACTTTCCAGGAGTTGCCTCTGATCGTGGGTTCGGCCACTGCGGGGCTGCTATTCGTCATCGTTGTGGTGATCATCGCTATCGTCTGCTTCAG GAAAGGGATGGTTACTGAACACCTCCTCTCGTCTCCTTTGGGCAGGAAGCAACGCAACAGCACGGACCCCGAGTACACGGAGAAGCTGCAGCAATATG tCACCCCTGGGATGAAGGTCTACATTGATCCCTTCACCTATGAGGACCCCAATGAAGCTGTCCGGGAATTTGCCAAAGAGATTGACATCTCCTGTGTCAAAATTGAGGAGGTCATTGGAGCAG GGGAGTTTGGTGAGGTGTGCCGCGGGCGTCTGAAGCTGCCTGGCCGCCGTGAGATCTTTGTGGCAATCAAGACACTGAAGGTGGGCTACACAGAGCGGCAGCGGCGGGACTTCCTGAGCGAGGCCAGCATCATGGGCCAGTTTGACCACCCCAACATCATCCACCTGGAGGGTGTGGTGACCAAGAGCCGCCCCGTCATGATCATCACTgagttcatggagaactgcgCGCTTGACTCCTTCCTCCGG CTGAACGATGGGCAGTTCACAGTCATTCAGCTGGTGGGAATGCTGCGAGGCATCGCCGCTGGCATGAAGTACCTTTCAGAGATGAACTATGTGCACCGGGATCTGGCTGCCCGCAACATCCTGGTCAACAGCAACTTGGTCTGCAAAGTGTCCGACTTCGGGCTGTCTCGCTTTCTGGAGGATGACCCAGCTGACCCCACCTACACCAGCTCCCTG GGGGGCAAGATCCCAATCAGATGGACAGCTCCTGAGGCCATTGCCTACCGCAAATTCACTTCAGCCAGTGACGTGTGGAGCTATGGCATTGTCATGTGGGAAGTGATGTCCTACGGGGAGCGACCTTACTGGGACATGTCCAACCAGGAC GTGATCAACGCCGTGGAGCAGGATTACCGCCTGCCACCTCCCATGGACTGccccacagcgctgcaccagctgaTGCTGGACTGCTGGGTGCGGGACCGCAACCTGCGGCCCAAGTTTGCACAGATCGTCAATACACTAGACAAGCTCATCCGCAATGCTGCCAGCCTGAAAGTCATCGCCAGCGTCCAGTCTGG CATCTCCCAGCCACTCCTGGACCGCACCGTCCCGGATTACACCACCTTCACCACCGTGGGAGACTGGCTGGATGCCATCAAAATGGGACGGTACAAGGAGAATTTTGTCAATGCCGGCTTTGCCTCCTTCGACCTGGTGGCGCAAATGACTGCGGA AGACCTGCTGAGGATAGGGGTGACGCTAGCAGGGCACCAGAAGAAGATTCTGAGCAGCATTCAGGACATGAGGCTGCAGATGAACCAGACACTCCCAGTGCAGGTTTGA
- the EPHB3 gene encoding ephrin type-B receptor 3 isoform X2 gives MAAARPGAPPPPPPLLPLLLLLLLPGGRRALEETLMDTKWVTSELAWTTHPETGWEEVSGYDEAMNPIRTYQVCNVREANQNNWLRTKFIQRQDVQRVYVELKFTVRDCNSIPNIPGSCKETFNLFYYESDTDSASANSPFWMENPYIKVDTIAPDESFSKLESGRVNTKVRSFGPLSKNGFYLAFQDLGACMSLISVRAFYKKCSNTIAGFAIFPETLTGAEPTSLVIAPGTCIPNAVEVSVPLKLYCNGDGEWMVPVGACTCAAGYEPTMKDTQCQACGPGTFKSKQGEGPCSPCPPNSRTTSGAATVCTCRNGFFRADTDPADSACTSVPSAPRSVISNVNETSLVLEWSEPQDTGGRDDLLYNVICKKCSVERRLCTRCDDNVEFVPRQLGLTERRIYISNLMAHTQYTFEIQAVNGISNKSPYPPHFASVNITTNQAAPSPVPTMHLHSSTGNSMTLSWTPPERPNGIILDYEIKYSEKQGQSDGIANTVTSQKNSVRLDGLKANARYMVQVRARTVAGYGRYSLPMEFQTTAEDGSTSKTFQELPLIVGSATAGLLFVIVVVIIAIVCFRKQRNSTDPEYTEKLQQYVTPGMKVYIDPFTYEDPNEAVREFAKEIDISCVKIEEVIGAGEFGEVCRGRLKLPGRREIFVAIKTLKVGYTERQRRDFLSEASIMGQFDHPNIIHLEGVVTKSRPVMIITEFMENCALDSFLRLNDGQFTVIQLVGMLRGIAAGMKYLSEMNYVHRDLAARNILVNSNLVCKVSDFGLSRFLEDDPADPTYTSSLGGKIPIRWTAPEAIAYRKFTSASDVWSYGIVMWEVMSYGERPYWDMSNQDVINAVEQDYRLPPPMDCPTALHQLMLDCWVRDRNLRPKFAQIVNTLDKLIRNAASLKVIASVQSGISQPLLDRTVPDYTTFTTVGDWLDAIKMGRYKENFVNAGFASFDLVAQMTAEDLLRIGVTLAGHQKKILSSIQDMRLQMNQTLPVQV, from the exons ATGGCCGCGGCCCGCCCGggggcccccccgccgccgccgccgctgctccctcttctgctgctcctgctgctccccggTGGCCGCCGCGCTCTGGAGG AGACCCTGATGGACACGAAGTGGGTGACCTCTGAGTTGGCATGGACGACTCATCCAGAGACAGGG TGGGAAGAAGTCAGTGGTTACGATGAGGCCATGAACCCCATCCGCACATACCAGGTGTGCAACGTGCGGGAGGCCAACCAGAACAACTGGCTTCGCACCAAGTTCATCCAGCGCCAGGATGTCCAGCGCGTCTATGTGGAGCTGAAGTTCACCGTGCGGGACTGCAACAGCATCCCCAACATCCCCGGCTCTTGCAAAGAGACCTTCAACCTCTTCTATTATGAGTCGGATACGGATTCTGCCTCTGCAAACAGCCCTTTCTGGATGGAGAATCCCTATATCAAAGTGGATACAATTGCCCCAGACGAGAGCTTCTCCAAGCTGGAGTCTGGCCGCGTGAACACCAAGGTGCGCAGCTTTGGCCCTCTCTCCAAGAATGGCTTTTACCTGGCCTTCCAAGATCTGGGAGCCTGCATGTCCCTCATCTCCGTCCGGGCTTTCTACAAGAAATGCTCCAATACCATTGCTGGCTTTGCTATCTTCCCGGAGACTTTAACAGGGGCTGAGCCCACTTCTCTGGTCATTGCGCCAGGCACCTGCATCCCCAACGCAGTGGAGGTGTCTGTACCCCTGAAGCTGTACTGCAACGGTGACGGCGAGTGGATGGTACCTGTGGGAGCATGTACATGTGCCGCTGGGTATGAGCCGACCATGAAGGATACTCAGTGCCAAG caTGTGGCCCAGGAACCTTCAAGTCTAAGCAGGGGGAAggtccctgctctccctgccctcccaacAGCCGGACCACCTCTGGAGCAGCTACAGTCTGCACTTGTCGAAATGGCTTTTTCCGGGCAGATACGGACCCTGCAGACAGTGCCTGCACCA GcgtcccctctgccccccgcAGTGTCATCTCCAATGTGAATGAGACATCACTGGTGCTGGAGTGGAGCGAGCCACAGGACACGGGCGGCCGGGATGACCTGCTCTACAACGTCATCTGCAAGAAGTGCAGCGTTGAGCGGCGCCTGTGCACCCGCTGTGATGACAACGTGGAGTTCGTGCCGCGCCAACTTGGCCTCACTGAGCGTCGCATCTACATCAGCAACCTGATGGCCCATACCCAGTACACCTTTGAGATCCAGGCTGTGAACGGCATCTCCAACAAGAGCCCCTACCCTCCTCATTTTGCCTCTGTCAACATCACCACCAACCAGGCAG CCCCGTCTCCCGTGCCTACGATgcacctgcacagcagcactgggaacagCATGACGCTGTCGTGGACTCCCCCAGAGAGACCGAATGGCATCATTCTTGACTATGAGATCAAGTACTCGGAGAAG CAAGGCCAGAGCGATGGCATTGCCAACACAGTCACCAGCCAGAAGAACTCAGTGCGGCTGGACGGGCTGAAGGCCAACGCTCGGTACATGGTGCAGGTCCGGGCACGCACAGTGGCTGGCTATGGCCGCTACAGCCTCCCCATGGAGTTTCAGACAACTGCAGAGGACG GCTCCACCAGCAAGACTTTCCAGGAGTTGCCTCTGATCGTGGGTTCGGCCACTGCGGGGCTGCTATTCGTCATCGTTGTGGTGATCATCGCTATCGTCTGCTTCAG GAAGCAACGCAACAGCACGGACCCCGAGTACACGGAGAAGCTGCAGCAATATG tCACCCCTGGGATGAAGGTCTACATTGATCCCTTCACCTATGAGGACCCCAATGAAGCTGTCCGGGAATTTGCCAAAGAGATTGACATCTCCTGTGTCAAAATTGAGGAGGTCATTGGAGCAG GGGAGTTTGGTGAGGTGTGCCGCGGGCGTCTGAAGCTGCCTGGCCGCCGTGAGATCTTTGTGGCAATCAAGACACTGAAGGTGGGCTACACAGAGCGGCAGCGGCGGGACTTCCTGAGCGAGGCCAGCATCATGGGCCAGTTTGACCACCCCAACATCATCCACCTGGAGGGTGTGGTGACCAAGAGCCGCCCCGTCATGATCATCACTgagttcatggagaactgcgCGCTTGACTCCTTCCTCCGG CTGAACGATGGGCAGTTCACAGTCATTCAGCTGGTGGGAATGCTGCGAGGCATCGCCGCTGGCATGAAGTACCTTTCAGAGATGAACTATGTGCACCGGGATCTGGCTGCCCGCAACATCCTGGTCAACAGCAACTTGGTCTGCAAAGTGTCCGACTTCGGGCTGTCTCGCTTTCTGGAGGATGACCCAGCTGACCCCACCTACACCAGCTCCCTG GGGGGCAAGATCCCAATCAGATGGACAGCTCCTGAGGCCATTGCCTACCGCAAATTCACTTCAGCCAGTGACGTGTGGAGCTATGGCATTGTCATGTGGGAAGTGATGTCCTACGGGGAGCGACCTTACTGGGACATGTCCAACCAGGAC GTGATCAACGCCGTGGAGCAGGATTACCGCCTGCCACCTCCCATGGACTGccccacagcgctgcaccagctgaTGCTGGACTGCTGGGTGCGGGACCGCAACCTGCGGCCCAAGTTTGCACAGATCGTCAATACACTAGACAAGCTCATCCGCAATGCTGCCAGCCTGAAAGTCATCGCCAGCGTCCAGTCTGG CATCTCCCAGCCACTCCTGGACCGCACCGTCCCGGATTACACCACCTTCACCACCGTGGGAGACTGGCTGGATGCCATCAAAATGGGACGGTACAAGGAGAATTTTGTCAATGCCGGCTTTGCCTCCTTCGACCTGGTGGCGCAAATGACTGCGGA AGACCTGCTGAGGATAGGGGTGACGCTAGCAGGGCACCAGAAGAAGATTCTGAGCAGCATTCAGGACATGAGGCTGCAGATGAACCAGACACTCCCAGTGCAGGTTTGA